The following are encoded in a window of Vigna unguiculata cultivar IT97K-499-35 chromosome 8, ASM411807v1, whole genome shotgun sequence genomic DNA:
- the LOC114193328 gene encoding basic leucine zipper 9-like isoform X1, whose product METKLGGGGGGGVMAATFDEFKWISFMFDHDINDDVKPCKLDPFTGASGHLNDAFENLDAVTAFSSCGGVTDGTLLHSQNLTPIQSTISATIDSQSSICVGSPVSANKPNGRDNEVKGATTTSGSSRDPSDEDDEAGLCEQSTNAVDTKRLRRKDSNRESARRSRRRKQAHLADLEWQVERLRQENSHLFKQLRDASQQFRDADTNNRVLKSDVEALRAKVKLAEDMVRRGTIPPFNNQILPNLSELSTPSPLNSNMNNLRRMAHVSPTITVHGNDGASYGAGITHNSPLELGNLDIPCTDFNSDNAVSSITTMWP is encoded by the exons ATGGAGACCAAGTtgggcggcggcggcggcggcggcgttATGGCGGCTACCTTCGACGAATTCAAATGGATCTCCTTTATGTTCGATCACGACATAAACGACGACGTCAAACCCTGCAAGCTCGACCCCTTCACCGGCGCTTCTGGTCACCTCAACGACGCTTTCGAAAATCTG GATGCAGTAACTGCATTTTCAAGCTGCGGTGGAGTAACAGATGGAACACTCCTCCATTCCCAAAACCTCACTCCCATCCAATCCACCATCTCTGCAACTATTGATTCTCAGTCATCCATTTGCG TTGGGAGCCCAGTGTCTGCTAACAAACCAAATGGAAGAGATAACGAAGTGAAAGGGGCCACCACAACAAGTGGTTCCTCACGTGACCCATCAGATGAAGACGATGAAGCAGGTCTCTGTGAACAAAGCACAAACGCTGTTGACACCAAGCGTCTTAGAAG GAAGGATTCTAATAGAGAGTCTGCAAGGAGATCCAGAAGAAGAAAACAAGCCCATTTGGCTGACCTGGAGTGGCAA GTTGAACGGCTGAGGCAGGAAAATTCACACCTATTCAAGCAGCTAAGGGATGCAAGCCAACAATTCCGTGATGCTGATACCAATAATCGAGTGCTAAAATCAGATGTCGAAGCTTTAAGAGCTAAG GTAAAGTTAGCTGAGGACATGGTGAGAAGGGGTACAATTCCCCCATTCAACAACCAGATTCTTCCAAACCTGAGTGAATTGAGCACTCCTTCACCTCTGAACAGCAATATGAATAATCTGCGTCGCATGGcacatgtctcaccaaccatcACTGTGCATGGGAACGATGGTGCTTCATATGGTGCTGGAATCACACATAACTCACCTCTTGAGCTTGGAAACTTGGACATACCTTGCACAGATTTCAATAGTGATAATGCTGTCAGCTCTATCACTACCATGTGGCCTTAA
- the LOC114193328 gene encoding basic leucine zipper 9-like isoform X2, whose product MDAVTAFSSCGGVTDGTLLHSQNLTPIQSTISATIDSQSSICVGSPVSANKPNGRDNEVKGATTTSGSSRDPSDEDDEAGLCEQSTNAVDTKRLRRKDSNRESARRSRRRKQAHLADLEWQVERLRQENSHLFKQLRDASQQFRDADTNNRVLKSDVEALRAKVKLAEDMVRRGTIPPFNNQILPNLSELSTPSPLNSNMNNLRRMAHVSPTITVHGNDGASYGAGITHNSPLELGNLDIPCTDFNSDNAVSSITTMWP is encoded by the exons ATG GATGCAGTAACTGCATTTTCAAGCTGCGGTGGAGTAACAGATGGAACACTCCTCCATTCCCAAAACCTCACTCCCATCCAATCCACCATCTCTGCAACTATTGATTCTCAGTCATCCATTTGCG TTGGGAGCCCAGTGTCTGCTAACAAACCAAATGGAAGAGATAACGAAGTGAAAGGGGCCACCACAACAAGTGGTTCCTCACGTGACCCATCAGATGAAGACGATGAAGCAGGTCTCTGTGAACAAAGCACAAACGCTGTTGACACCAAGCGTCTTAGAAG GAAGGATTCTAATAGAGAGTCTGCAAGGAGATCCAGAAGAAGAAAACAAGCCCATTTGGCTGACCTGGAGTGGCAA GTTGAACGGCTGAGGCAGGAAAATTCACACCTATTCAAGCAGCTAAGGGATGCAAGCCAACAATTCCGTGATGCTGATACCAATAATCGAGTGCTAAAATCAGATGTCGAAGCTTTAAGAGCTAAG GTAAAGTTAGCTGAGGACATGGTGAGAAGGGGTACAATTCCCCCATTCAACAACCAGATTCTTCCAAACCTGAGTGAATTGAGCACTCCTTCACCTCTGAACAGCAATATGAATAATCTGCGTCGCATGGcacatgtctcaccaaccatcACTGTGCATGGGAACGATGGTGCTTCATATGGTGCTGGAATCACACATAACTCACCTCTTGAGCTTGGAAACTTGGACATACCTTGCACAGATTTCAATAGTGATAATGCTGTCAGCTCTATCACTACCATGTGGCCTTAA